From Electrophorus electricus isolate fEleEle1 chromosome 8, fEleEle1.pri, whole genome shotgun sequence, the proteins below share one genomic window:
- the lix1l gene encoding LIX1-like protein, which yields MESLRHHRLQPGIGYGANPTGTLRASLRPGVTSPMSSQPPPVSLAASAGPPPPLPPLHSLGAGVIGSTGFGAVEMAGLGLCNPANPTVLREAVDAVVRSFAKHTQGYGRVNVVEALQEFWQMKQSRGAELKNGALVVYEMVPSNNPPYVCYVSLPGGSCFGSFQFCPTKAEARRSAAKIALMNSVFNEHPSRRITDEFIEKSVCEALASFNGNREEADNPNTGIGAFRFMLESNKGKSMLEFQELMTVFQLLHWNGSLKAMRERQCSRQEVLAHYSHRALDDDMRTQMAADWVSREHVVTGTITRELAVTERELEEARLAGRELRFYKEKKDILIMSLGQPGGSSTTTLPC from the exons ATGGAGTCGCTTCGCCATCACCGCCTGCAGCCTGGGATCGGATACGGAGCAAACCCGACTGGCACCCTGCGTGCTTCCCTGAGGCCCGGAGTGACCAGTCCCATGTCCTCGCAGCCGCCCCCGGTCTCCCTGGCCGCGTCTGCAGGCCCGCCGCCGCCGCTGCCGCCTCTTCACAGCCTCGGGGCTGGAGTGATCGGGAGCACGGGCTTCGGGGCCGTCGAAATGGCGGGACTGGGTCTGTGCAATCCCGCAAACCCGACGGTGCTGAGGGAGGCGGTGGATGCTGTGGTCAGAAGCTTCGCCAAACACACCCAAGGTTATGGAAGGG TGAATGTGGTGGAGGCCTTGCAGGAGTTCTGGCAAATGAAGCAATCTCGAGGAGCTGAGCTGAAGAACGGTGCTCTGGTCGTGTACGAGATGGTTCCGTCCAACAACCCCCCCTACGTCTGCTACGTCAGTCTGCCCGGGGGCAGCTGCTTTGGGAGTTTTCAG TTCTGTCCGACAAAAGCAGAAGCGAGGCGGAGTGCAGCTAAAATTGCCCTGATGAATTCCGTGTTCAACGAGCACCCATCACGTCGCATCACAGACGAGTTCAtcgagaagagtgtgtgtgaggctctgGCCTCCTTCAAT GGAAACCGAGAGGAAGCAGACAATCCCAACACAGGCATCGGAGCCTTCCGCTTCATGCTGGAGTCGAACAAGGGCAAATCCATGTTGGAGTTCCAG GAGCTGATGACTGTGTTTCAACTGCTACACTGGAATGGAAGCCTTAAAGCcatgagagagaggcagtgctcTCGCCAG GAGGTGTTGGCACACTATTCCCACCGGGCGCTGGACGacgacatgcgcacacagatgGCAGCGGACTGGGTCAGCCGTGAGCACGTCGTCACGGGGACCATCACCCGGGAGCTGGCGGTCACGGAGCGTGAGCTGGAGGAGGCCCGTCTGGCTGGCCGTGAGCTCCGCTTctacaaagagaagaaagacaTTCTGATCATGTCTCTCGGACAGCCAGGTGGCTCCAGTACCACCACCCTGCCCTGCTGA